One Fusarium poae strain DAOMC 252244 chromosome 4, whole genome shotgun sequence DNA window includes the following coding sequences:
- a CDS encoding hypothetical protein (BUSCO:52173at5125), producing MTENDKNCRFEGYFTYRPLSNLPTPPPSSRNSSAAQSPRTTLDDGEPLMPRFRGPAIHLVNLIPSSASLAMASIPLVQAILSRANLPIETVALAVCILDSLDSRFARRWRLSCPLLSDYFSPTSKRHTLPAAPIMPQRQQLHIDSVNPEIIILAALVIAVKFTEDPQDASQYYCKVWGRGMWSHQQLNATERCIMENLNYRILPLCEDDCLTDAMVDMQLAAQQQPDWELNEYMPMDSDEESDDGAAINHYMPSHSRSKTLGSGSAVLGLGLSLTPVDTPTAEVNHATTPQPSGLCNDYFNHYQAQDE from the exons ATGACCGAAAACGACAAGAACTGCCGCTTTGAAGGCTACTTCACCTATCGACCTCTCTCCAACCTACCTACACCACCACCGAGCTCTCGCAACTCATCCGCCGCCCAGTCACCACGAACGACTCTCGATGATGGAGAACCATTGATGCCTCGATTTAGAG GCCCGGCTATTCACCTCGTCAACCTCATTCCATCATCCGCCTCATTGGCCATGGCCTCGATCCCTCTCGTTCAAGCCATCTTGAGCCGAGCCAACCTCCCAATCGAAACTGTTGCTCTTGCAGTATGCATCCTCGACAGTCTCGATTCCCGCTTCGCCCGTCGCTGGCGCCTCTCTTGCCCTCTGTTATCCGACTACTTCTCTCCTACATCTAAGCGACACACTCTTCCCGCCGCACCCATCATGCCTCAGCGACAACAGCTTCACATCGACTCAGTCAACCCAGAGATCATCATCCTAGCAGCCCTTGTCATTGCTGTTAAATTCACAGAGGATCCTCAGGATGCTTCTCAGTATTATTGCAAGGTGTGGGGACGCGGAATGTGGTCTCATCAGCAGCTCAATGCCACGGAGCGATGCATCATGGAGAATCTCAACTACCGCATCTTGCCCCTTTGCGAGGACGATTGTCTGACGGATGCCATGGTGGACATGCAACTCGCTGCTCAGCAGCAACCCGACTGGGAACTCAACGAGTACATGCCCATGGACAGCGACGAGGAGAGCGACGATGGCGCTGCCATCAACCACTACATGCCGAGTCACTCTCGTTCAAAGACTCTCGGCTCAGGATCAGCAGTCTTGGGACTGGGCCTCTCTCTCACTCCAGTCGATACTCCAACAGCCGAGGTCAACCATGCGACTACCCCGCAACCATCAGGGCTTTGCAACGACTACTTCAACCATTACCAGGCACAAGATGAatga
- the FOX2 gene encoding bifunctional hydroxyacyl-CoA dehydrogenase/enoyl-CoA hydratase fox2 — protein MAEQLRYDGQVVVVTGAGGGLGKAYATFFGSRGASVVVNDLGVTAKGEGNSSKAADVVVNEIKAAGGKAVANYDSVENGERIIETAINAFGRIDILINNAGILRDISFKNMKDEDWDLIYKVHIKGSYKCARAAWPHFRKQKYGRVINTASAAGLFGNFGQTNYSAAKLAMVGFTETLAKEGIKYGILANVIAPVAASRMTETIMPPDVLEQLKPEWVVPLVATLVHKNNTQETGGIFEVGGGHMAKLRWERSSGLLLKADDSYTPGAVIKNWGKVVDYSNPQYPTGPNDFLTLLEDSMKMGPAEQGENPDFTGRVALVTGGGAGIGRIYALAFAKYGASVVVNDLADPEPVVAEIKKLGGKAVGVKASAEDGEKVVKAAVDAFGRIDIVVNNAGILRDKAFSNMNDELWDPVLNVHLRGTYKVTKAAWPYFLKQKYGRVLNTTSTSGIYGNFGQANYAAAKCGILGFSRALALEGHKYGIYVNAIAPNAGTAMTATIMPEEMVQAFKPDYIAPLVLALCSDKCPNPTGGLYEVGSGWCGQTRWQRTGGHGFPVDVPLVPEEVVKHWKDIVTFDGRADHPTKSQDSIEKIMANMQNTSKAKESSGEPDYKKVIAETVKQEGKPTEYKVEERDVILYNLGVGAKRTDLKYVFEGAEDFQVLPTFGVIPPFNAEMPFNFDDIVPNFSPMMLLHGEQYLEIRKFPIPTNARLVSRGRLLEVVDKGNASVARSSTTTVDANTGEDVFYNESSIFLRGTGGWGGPKRGADRGAATAANKPPARAPDVVVESPTHDDQAAIYRLSGDYNPLHIDPEFAKVGGFKAPILHGLCSFGVAGKAVYERFGPFKNIKVRFAGVVIPGQTIVTEMWREGNKIIFQSKVKETGKPAIAGAAAELRTDGKSKL, from the exons ATGGCAGAGCAGTTGAGATACGACGGACAAGTTGTTGTCGTCACTGGTGCTGGCGGTGGTCTTGGAAAGGCATATGCCACCTTCTTCGGCTCACGCGGTGCTAGCGTCGTTGTCAACGATCTTGGTGTCACTGCAAAGGGCGAGGGCAACTCATCAAAG GCTGCCGATGTTGTCGTCAACGAGATTAAAGCCGCTGGCGGCAAGGCCGTAGCCAACTACGACTCAGTAGAGAACGGCGAGCGCATCATTGAGACCGCCATCAACGCCTTCGGCCGAATCGATATTCTCATCAACAACGCTGGTATCCTACGAGATATCAGTTTCAAGAACATGAAGGACGAGGACTGGGATCTCATCTACAAGGTTCACATTAAGGGTTCATACAAGTGCGCTCGCGCTGCTTGGCCTCATTTCCGCAAGCAAAAGTACGGTCGTGTTATCAACACCGCCTCGGCTGCTGGCCTCTTTGGCAACTTTGGTCAGACCAACTACTCTGCTGCCAAGCTCGCCATGGTCGGCTTCACAGAGACTCTGGCCAAGGAGGGTATCAAGTATGGTATCTTGGCCAACGTTATTGCGCCTGTCG CTGCCAGCAGAATGACTGAGACCATCATGCCTCCTGATGTGCTCGAGCAACTCAAGCCCGAGTGGGTTGTTCCCCTGGTCGCTACCTTGGTTCACAAGAACAACACACAGGAGACTGGTGGTATTTTTGAGGTTGGTGGTGGCCACATGGCTAAGCTTCGATGGGAGCGCTCCAGTGGTCTCCTCCTCAAGGCTGACGACTCTTACACCCCCGGAGCTGTCATCAAGAACTGGGGCAAGGTCGTTGACTATTCCAACCCCCAATATCCCACAGGTCCCAACGACTTCCTCACATTGCTCGAGGACTCCATGAAGATGGGACCTGCTGAGCAAGGCGAGAACCCCGACTTCACCGGCCGCGTCGCTCTTGTGACAGGCGGTGGTGCTGGTATTGGTCGTATTTATGCTCTGGCTTTCGCCAAGTATGGTGCATCAGTTGTCGTCAACGATCTGGCCGACCCCGAGCCCGTAGTTgctgagatcaagaagcttgGCGGCAAGGCCGTCGGTGTCAAGGCCTCAGCTGAAGATGGTGAGAAAGTCGTCAAGGCTGCTGTTGATGCCTTTGGCCGCATCGACATTGTGGTCAACAATGCCGGTATCCTCCGCGACAAGGCATTCTCCAACATGAACGACGAGCTCTGGGACCCTGTCCTGAACGTCCATCTCCGAGGTACCTACAAGGTCACCAAGGCTGCTTGGCCTTACTTCCTTAAGCAGAAGTATGGCCGCGTTCTGAACACCACCTCGACCAGTGGTATTTACGGAAACTTTGGCCAGGCCAACTATGCTGCTGCT AAATGTGGTATTCTTGGATTCTCTCGCGCGCTTGCTCTTGAGGGCCACAAGTATGGCATCTATGTCAACGCTATCGCTCCCAACGCCGGTACTGCCATGACTGCCACTATTATGCCTGAAGAGATGGTCCAGGCCTTCAAGCCCGACTACATTGCTCCTCTTGTCCTTGCTCTTTGTAGTGACAAGTGCCCTAACCCCACTGGTGGCTTGTACGAGGTTGGCAGCGGCTGGTGCGGACAGACTCGATGGCAGCGAACCGGTGGCCATGGCTTCCCTGTGGACGTTCCTCTCGTCCCCGAGGAGGTTGTCAAGCACTGGAAAGACATCGTCACCTTCGACGGTCGCGCTGATCACCCTACCAAGTCTCAGGACTCGATCGAGAAGATCATGGCCAACATGCAAAACACaagcaaggccaaggaatcCTCTGGTGAACCCGATTACAAGAAAGTCATTGCCGAAACCGTCAAGCAGGAGGGCAAGCCTACTGAGTACAAGGTTGAGGAGCGAGATGTCATCCTCTACAACCTTGGTGTTGGTGCTAAGCGCACCGACCTCAAGTATGTCTTTGAGGGCGCTGAAGACTTCCAGGTTCTTCCCACTTTCGGTGTCATCCCTCCTTTCAACGCTGAGATGCCTTTCAACTTTGACGATATTGTGCCCAACTTCTCCCCCATGATGTTGCTTCATGGAGAGCAGTATCTCGAGATCCGCAAGTTCCCTATCCCTACCAACGCTCGCCTTGTTAGCCGAGGCCGCCTCCTCGAGGTCGTCGACAAGGGTAATGCTTCTGTTGCCCGAAGCTCTACCACTACTGTTGACGCCAACACTGGTGAGGATGTCTTCTACAACGAGTCCAGCATCTTCCTCCGTGGTACAGGTGGTTGGGGCGGTCCCAAGCGTGGTGCCGACCGCGGTGCTGCCACTGCTGCCAACAAGCCCCCTGCTCGCGCTCCCGATGTCGTCGTCGAGTCCCCTACACACGATGACCAGGCTGCTATCTACCGCCTGAGCGGCGACTACAA CCCTCTCCACATCGATCCCGAGTTTGCCAAGGTTGGTGGCTTCAAGGCCCCCATTCTCCACGGCCTCTGCAGCTTCGGTGTTGCCGGAAAGGCTGTCTACGAGCGCTTCGGTCCtttcaagaacatcaaggtCCGCTTCGCTGGTGTTGTCATCCCTGGTCAGACAATTGTCACTGAGATGTGGCGCGAGGGCAACAAGATCATCTTCCagtccaaggtcaaggagacTGGCAAGCCCGCTATTGCcggtgctgctgctgagctcAGGACCGACGGCAAGAGCAAGCTCTAA
- a CDS encoding hypothetical protein (TransMembrane:1 (o400-427i)~BUSCO:11997at5125) gives MVFTGLLNSSDRTPSVRSKSSESDLHLQPEYIYDEAQLPCLPPERPDLRELNNSLEALAAVFPDVQIEVFRELLSNFDGESRLALVADALLKNRVTWVKGRWRVPDKETARPETVPKTEVFKSKEYKRAVQNLAWHEFKGLSRSTINAVLAESNYSYLEARQTLVTLSSKSWRFTISSLFFRRKPVATGEAENHPLVSWRSTGQGSIIPTIRTTGSAELDRELYNILVAPLKEKDRIDREGRDRGLAMILNNEEAEEAEATHECVCCFTSAAFEEFTHCNREGHLVCYRCVQHSIKEAVFGQGWQSSINPETGTLKCLSVDGDGCPGHIPPDHLHRAMEEEKKGAEILHKLDRRLAEHSLLAANLPLVRCPFCDYAEIDDIYTPAHESALRIKSDSIYNLFVLILCIGTLPFVFPFVLISSFICLLLSTQQSFGDYISVEWSKALNRHRRRRRGTKFTCQSPECGRASCLSCHKSWKDIHVCNESSLVALRTQVEQAMSMAIKRVCPRCNTSFVKNAGCNKLTCPCGYKMCYVCRADLSDEGYRHFCDHFRPEGDARQCKECDRCNLWESEDTEKVLQAAREEAERKWKDMENRELSGVERAFLETGVAGNRMDVSVERVLFSGRIPALAEIFDLIVETVFV, from the coding sequence ATGGTGTTTACTGGGCTGCTCAACTCCAGCGATAGAACCCCTTCGGTCCGGTCCAAATCGAGCGAGTCTGATCTCCACCTCCAGCCCGAATATATCTACGATGAAGCCCAGCTACCTTGCCTCCCACCTGAGAGGCCTGATCTCCGCGAGCTGAACAACAGCCTCGAAGCTCTTGCCGCCGTGTTTCCAGACGTACAGATCGAGGTCTTTAGAGAGCTGCTATCCAACTTTGACGGCGAATCTCGACTTGCCCTCGTTGCTGACGCCCTCTTAAAGAACAGGGTTACCTGGGTCAAGGGCCGTTGGAGAGTACCCGACAAGGAAACGGCCCGGCCCGAAACTGTTCCAAAGACCGAAGTATTCAAGAGCAAGGAATACAAAAGAGCCGTACAAAACCTGGCATGGCACGAGTTCAAGGGGTTATCGCGATCTACCATCAACGCTGTTCTCGCCGAATCCAACTATTCTTACCTCGAAGCTCGACAAACCCTCGTCACGCTATCTTCCAAATCATGGCGGTTCACCATCTCGTCGCTCTTCTTTAGACGGAAGCCTGTCGCTACGGGCGAGGCAGAGAACCACCCGCTAGTATCATGGCGTTCAACCGGTCAAGGATCTATCATCCCCACCATTCGGACAACGGGTAGTGCAGAGCTTGACCGTGAGCTGTACAATATCCTGGTGGCCCCTCTGAAAGAGAAGGATAGGATAGATAGAGAAGGGAGAGATAGAGGCCTGGCTATGATTCTCAACAacgaagaagcagaagaggcCGAAGCAACGCACGAGTGTGTCTGCTGCTTCACGTCAGCAGCTTTTGAAGAGTTCACCCACTGTAACCGCGAGGGTCATTTAGTCTGCTACCGATGTGTGCAGCACTCAATAAAGGAAGCTGTGTTTGGCCAAGGCTGGCAGAGCAGCATTAACCCGGAAACGGGAACGCTCAAGTGCCTCTCCGTCGACGGTGATGGTTGTCCTGGGCACATACCGCCTGATCACCTTCATCGAGCtatggaagaagagaaaaagggcGCAGAAATATTGCACAAGCTTGACCGTCGGTTAGCAGAGCACAGTCTCCTGGCAGCAAATCTGCCCTTGGTTCGATGTCCTTTTTGCGACTACGCCGAGATCGACGATATATATACGCCAGCTCACGAATCTGCTCTTCGCATCAAGTCGGATAGTATCTACAATCTTTTTGTCCTCATCCTTTGCATCGGGACCCTCCCTTTCGTCTTCCCCTTCGTTCTTATTTCTTCCTTCATATGTCTCCTCCTCAGCACACAGCAGTCCTTCGGTGACTACATTTCAGTTGAGTGGTCCAAAGCTCTGAACCGTCACCGTCGTCGCCGTCGCGGCACAAAGTTCACATGTCAGAGTCCCGAGTGTGGTCGTGCATCATGTCTCTCATGTCACAAGTCATGGAAGGATATACATGTGTGTAATGAATCATCGCTCGTAGCTCTCCGCACGCAGGTCGAGCAAGCCATGAGCATGGCCATCAAGCGCGTCTGTCCCCGTTGTAACACCTCGTTCGTCAAGAATGCAGGTTGTAACAAACTTACGTGTCCATGCGGCTACAAGATGTGCTACGTTTGCCGTGCCGACCTCAGCGATGAGGGATATCGCCACTTCTGCGACCACTTCCGCCCCGAAGGTGACGCCAGGCAATGTAAGGAATGCGATAGATGCAACCTTTGGGAGTCGGAGGATACAGAAAAGGTCCTGCAAGCTGCGCGAGAAGAAGCAGAGCGCAAGTGGAAAGATATGGAGAACCGGGAACTTTCAGGCGTCGAACGTGCATTTCTCGAGACAGGTGTTGCAGGGAACAGGATGGATGTGAGTGTTGAGCGTGTGTTATTCAGTGGCAGAATTCCTGCTCTTGCAGAAATTTTTGATCTCATCGTAGAAACGGTTTTTGTTTGA
- a CDS encoding hypothetical protein (BUSCO:38748at5125): MPPSLKDKGGRLLAFANAGIKNEPQPQVDIKSSSVEPQHNAPPPPAPMSRPASFPREIQGLGGRNTAPPRQNHPFSQPPPRSPQLSVVSSPNGRGKTNSNGRPDLFSGSQLDENFLESGLTTPYNEPAEPVKLGPELTHDLKKNIPPHRIPDRNRFQRPVPTSDLFTVGDDLRMNVISRPQRHSIDQMGDGFQDNVNVRHGKPNTHYDHGRARLESPARTDSRLPMREVRIRKSHSGRSEAFDANRVRSPSPKRQQTPWQSNHRNEITRQPPVQHMDDGDGETSSQEEEHATPRPRAAQPVIQRTMLESVPAAVIPVPRMNRPDNKRRRPDPEYNDSALRSMSFNTLQQQPFDFDPSKDEQKGTGVNSENIEAKLDQFRHVEEQEQHDLFSNMSIENWETSGNWFVSEFSGLMQRLMESRRHKRKIIQEFEQEAADREEAVRLRTEAVDRKLSRMKQDGQRVVEDKTS; encoded by the coding sequence ATGCCACCAAGCTTAAAGGATAAAGGCGGTCGGTTACTGGCCTTTGCCAATGCTGGCATAAAAAATGAGCCTCAGCCACAAGTGGACATCAAGTCATCGAGCGTAGAGCCGCAACATAATGCTCCTCCGCCTCCAGCCCCTATGTCTCGCCCTGCCAGTTTTCCAAGGGAGATCCAGGGGCTTGGTGGTAGAAACACCGCGCCTCCAAGACAAAATCACCCTTTTAGCCAACCACCACCCCGTTCACCGCAGCTCTCAGTGGTATCTTCTCCTAATGGTCGTGGAAAGACCAACTCAAACGGTCGACCGGACCTTTTCTCTGGCTCACAACTTGATGAGAACTTCCTTGAGTCTGGCCTGACTACCCCATATAACGAGCCTGCTGAACCCGTTAAGCTTGGGCCCGAGTTAACTCACGATCTCAAGAAAAACATTCCACCACACCGAATACCTGATCGCAACCGATTCCAACGACCTGTGCCAACAAGTGATTTATTCACCGTTGGAGATGATCTTCGCATGAATGTGATCAGTCGTCCTCAACGACACAGTATTGACCAAATGGGCGATGGCTTTCAGGACAACGTGAACGTTAGACATGGAAAACCCAACACCCATTATGATCATGGGCGAGCTCGCCTCGAATCACCAGCAAGAACTGACTCTAGACTTCCTATGCGTGAAGTGAGGATTCGAAAATCACACAGTGGCCGTTCAGAAGCCTTTGATGCGAATCGGGTGAGGAGCCCATCTCCCAAGCGTCAGCAGACGCCATGGCAAAGCAACCACAGAAACGAGATCACACGACAGCCCCCCGTGCAGCATATGGACGATGGGGATGGGGAAACTTCCTCGCAAGAGGAGGAGCATGCGACACCTAGGCCTAGGGCTGCCCAGCCGGTGATCCAACGAACAATGTTAGAGAGCGTACCAGCTGCTGTGATTCCAGTTCCAAGAATGAACCGCCCGGACAACAAACGACGCCGCCCAGACCCGGAGTACAACGACTCTGCTTTGAGATCTATGTCATTTAACACCCTTCAACAGCAACCTTTTGATTTTGATCCATCAAAGGATGAACAAAAGGGCACTGGGGTTAATTCTGAAAACATAGAGGCCAAGTTGGACCAGTTCCGTCATGTTGAAGAGCAGGAGCAACATGACCTCTTTTCCAATATGTCGATTGAGAATTGGGAAACGTCTGGAAATTGGTTTGTGAGTGAGTTTAGCGGTTTGATGCAACGACTTATGGAGTCGAGGAGACATAAGCGCAAGATCATTCAGGAGTTTGAGCAGGAAGCGGCCGATCGTGAGGAGGCTGTTCGTCTTAGAACAGAAGCCGTTGACCGAAAGCTCTCCAGGATGAAGCAAGATGGTCAACGAGTAGTGGAGGATAAGACTTCATAA
- a CDS encoding hypothetical protein (BUSCO:42537at5125): MAPHFVDDKTEICLPFILAQLKLHREESPDRPFVIGLNGIQGAGKSTLVKSLSKALESQNVPTLVCSIDEFYLTRQDQVALAESDPENALIQHRGEPGTHDLPLAKAFFEAVLKGEPTKLPKYDKAIKGGKGDRLPESEWTLVNQPGQPKIQAIILEGWCVGFRPLTRESVEARLNMPNRTLKQHKLEHLLFINEKLSEYNSLTDSFDSFIQIDAEDLGYVYGWRLEQEDHLREERGDPEAGMCSQEVVKFVDGYYPAYELYTDRMRKGVLANRPGRQLRMVVGRDRKVKHVRRI, from the exons ATGGCTCCCCACTTCGTTGATGATAAAACTGAGATTTGCCTGCCCTTCATCCTCGCTCAGCTCAAACTCCACCGCGAAGAGTCCCCCGACCGCCCCTTTGTCATCGGTCTCAATGGCATCCAGGGCGCTGGCAAGTCTACCCTTGTCAAGTCCCTGAGCAAGGCCCTGGAGAGTCAGAATGTGCCGACTCTGGTCTGTAGCATAGACGAATTCTACCTCACTCGCCAGGACCAAGTTGCCCTGGCCGAGTCTGACCCTGAAAATGCCCTCATCCAGCACCGCGGGGAGCCTG GAACTCATGACTTGCCCCTTGCAAAAGCCTTCTTTGAGGCAGTATTAAAAGGAGAGCCCACAAAACTACCAAAATATGACAAGGCTATCAAGGGAGGCAAGGGAGATCGCCTTCCCGAGTCTGAATGGACTCTCGTAAACCAGCCTGGCCAACCCAAAATCCAAGCCATTATTCTTGAGGGATGGTGTGTAGGCTTCCGCCCTCTAACACGCGAGAGCGTAGAAGCAAGACTCAACATGCCCAACCGCACTCTCAAACAACACAAACTCGAGCATCTCCTATTCATCAACGAGAAACTGTCAGAGTACAACAGCCTCACAGATTCCTTTGACTCCTTTATTCAGATTGACGCCGAGGACCTTGGCTACGTTTACGGCTGGAGACTAGAACAAGAGGATCATTTGCGTGAGGAAAGGGGCGACCCAGAAGCCGGAATGTGCTCGCAGGAGGTTGTCAAGTTCGTTGACGGCTATTATCCTGCTTACGAGCTCTATACCGATAGAATGCGAAAAGGAGTCCTAGCCAACCGACCGGGCCGGCAATTGCGGATGGTGGTAGGCCGTGACAGAAAAGTAAAACATGTTCGCAGAATCTAA